CCCTGTTCCACTGGACCCTCTACCCGTGGGCCATGTACGCGGTGGTCGGCCTCGGCATCGCCTACGGCACCTTCCGGCTGGGCCGGTCCCAGCTGTTCTCCTCGATGTTCACCCCGCTGTTCGGGGAGCGGGCCGTCAACGGCTGGGGCGGCAAGGTCATCAACATCCTGGCGGTCCTGGCCACCCTGTTCGGCTCGGCCTGCTCGCTGGGGCTGGGGGCCATCCAGATCGGCGGCGGGCTGGAGTCCACCGGGGTCATCGGCCAGGCCACCACGGGGATCCTCGTGGTGGTCATCGCCGTGCTGACCCTCTGCTTCGTGGTCTCCGCCGCCTCCGGCATCGCCCGGGGCATCCAGTGGCTGTCCAACACCAACATGGTGCTGGCCCTGGCGCTGGCCGTCATCGTCTTCGTCGGCGGGCCGACCCTCTTCGTGCTCAACGTGCTGCCGAACGCGATCGGCTCGTTCATCGCCGACTGGCCGTCCATGGCCTCGCGCACCGGCTACGGCGACCCGTCCCTGGCCGAGTGGATGGGCACCTGGACCATCTTCTACTGGGCGTGGTGGGTGTCCTGGACCCCGTTCGTCGGCATGTTCATCGCCCGCATCTCGCGCGGCCGCACCGTGCGGCAGTTCATCATCGGCGTGCTGCTCGTGCCCTCCGCGGTGTCCCTGCTCTGGTTCGCGGTCTTCGGCGGGGGCGCCATCGGCCTGCAGGAGCGCGCCGAGCAGGCCGGCGAGGTGGCCGCCCAGCTGGCGGCCCCCGGCGAGGGCGGGTCGGACATCGACTTCGACACCGTGCTGTTCGACTACCTCAACGCCCTGCCGCTGCCCGGCTGGACCGTCATGGTCATGATGGTCCTGGCCGTGGTGCTGATCGCGATCTTCTTCGTCACGGGCGCCGACTCCGCCTCGATCGTCATGGGCACGCTCAGCGAGCACGGCACCACCGAGCCCACCCGCCGGACGGTCGTCTTCTGGGGGGTCGCCGTGGGCGCGGCGGCGGCCGCCATGCTGCTGG
This genomic window from Citricoccus sp. SGAir0253 contains:
- a CDS encoding BCCT family transporter, yielding MKDDVPTTPDLVRALRAHRDRPTQRHRTGGIDPVVFGVAGAIALAMVLWGFIGPGSLGSFAGDALGWVLTHTGWLFVIAASVFTLFILVVAASRFGRITLGRDDERPEFRTVSWISMMFATGMGIGLVFYGVGEPLFFYMAPPPGTVEGSTPAAVGTAMGTTLFHWTLYPWAMYAVVGLGIAYGTFRLGRSQLFSSMFTPLFGERAVNGWGGKVINILAVLATLFGSACSLGLGAIQIGGGLESTGVIGQATTGILVVVIAVLTLCFVVSAASGIARGIQWLSNTNMVLALALAVIVFVGGPTLFVLNVLPNAIGSFIADWPSMASRTGYGDPSLAEWMGTWTIFYWAWWVSWTPFVGMFIARISRGRTVRQFIIGVLLVPSAVSLLWFAVFGGGAIGLQERAEQAGEVAAQLAAPGEGGSDIDFDTVLFDYLNALPLPGWTVMVMMVLAVVLIAIFFVTGADSASIVMGTLSEHGTTEPTRRTVVFWGVAVGAAAAAMLLAGGRDPSNALSALQNITIVSALPFVLVMMLLCVAIWRDLSRDPLVLKTRIARQVLEESVAEAVEKHPTSSFGLVTQPVEEPAAEHVSLADALREDTVHAARAAAGDDSPLPARGRRDGTHGRDGMHAGGVRPPAERPDDGGPTDGAPPAG